CCGCTGTGTCGAGGACGGCCTGCTCGACTACGACGACCGCGTCACGGACCACTGGCCGGGGTTCGCCGAGGGCGGGGAGAAAAGCGAAATCACCGTCCGCCAGGTGCTCTCGCACCAAGCGGGGCTCCACGAGACGGCCTTCGACGCCGAGTTCGAGCGGTGGGCCGACTGGGAGGCGGCCGTCGCCGCGATGGAAGAGGCCGAAACGACGTTCTCGCCGGGCGAGACCGCGGCGTACCACTCGCTCTCGTTCGGGTTCCTCGTCGGCGAACTCGTCCGACGGGCGAGCGGAGTACCGATAGACGAGTTCGTCGACGAGCGCGTCTTTGCCCCCTTGGGAATGGCCGACACCGACCTGGGGATCCCCGAGGGCGAACCCGACACCACCGCGGCGCTCGTGGGTTTCGAACCCGGCGAGCGCGCCCGCGAGACCGGGGCGGGCCTCGACGCGTTCTCGAACGCCGAGGCCGCGGCGCTGTTCGGCGAGGAGTGGCTCCACCGGGCGGTGGTCCCCGCGGCCTCCGCGACGGGCACTGCGAGGGACATGGCGCGATTCTATAGTTGTCTCGCGAACGGCGGCAAGTTGGACGGGACGACGGTTCTGGCGGAGGAAACGGTCGAGGAGATGACCGCAGAGCAGGTCGCAGTCGAGCGTGACGGGACCCTCGGGGTGCCCCGTCGCTACGGGCTGGGGGTCGTCCTCGGGGGCGGCGCGTGGGACAAGTTCGGGACGATATCCCCGAGGCGGGTCTTCGGCCACGGCGGGCTCGGCAGCATCGTCGGCTGGGCCGACCCCGACGAACGGCTGGCGTTCGCCTACGTCACCAACGGGATCCGCGAGGAGTTCGAGCACGCCATGCGAGCGAACGCGCTGGCCGACGCGGTGCGGGTCGCGTTCGCGTGACGGCCGTCCGGTTTTCCGATGGCGGTACGGTCGGTTCGAGCGCTACTGTCGGTCCTCGACCTGTCCCAGTCCCGGAATGGCGACGCGGCGCTCGACGTGGTTCATCGCTCTCGACGCGCTCAACACCAGACAGAGGTAGATCGCGCCCACGGTGATGAACACCGCCGTGTACCGGAAGTTCGAGGAGGCGATCGACTGGGCCCGCCTGAACAGCTCGGGGACGGTGATGAACGCGGCGAGCGAGGAGTACTTGATCAGGTAGACCAGTTCGTTCGTCCAGCCGGGGATCGCGTAGCGAAGCCCCTGCGGGAGCACCACGTATCGGATGCCGCCGAGCTTCGAGAGCCCGACCGAACGGGCGGCGGTCAGCTGGCCGCCCTCGACGCTCTGGAGGGCCGCCCGAATGTACTCGCCCTGATAGGCCGCGCTGTTGATCGTAAAGCCGATGATCGCGACCCAGACGGCCTGACCGGGGATCGCCCCGTAGCCGATGTAGGGCAGTTCGCGGATCCAACTCGAGAGGCCGAGCCCGTAGTACAGCACGAACAGCTGGGCCAGAAGGGGCGTCCCGCGGATCAACTCGGTGTAGACGAGCGCCGCGCGACTCGACCAGCGCCCGTAGACCCGCGCGACGCTCAGCGGGACGGCGATGAGAAAGCCAAGAACCATCCCGCCGACCGTCAGCACGACCGTCAGCCAGATCCCGCTCGCGAAGGTCGGAAGCAGGGAGAGGGCGAAGCCGATCGGTTCGAGTGCGCCCCCGAGGAGCCCGCTCGATTCGAGCCACGCCAGCGGTGGCAGGGGCTCGCCCCGCGGGACGCCCGCGCCCACCCGGACGAGCACCCAGTCGTTGAACCAGCGCACGAGCAACCAGCCCCAGAACAGGACGCCGCCACCGAGGAGCGCCAGCCGGCGAACCGGGTAGCGACCGCCGGTCGCGTGGGCCGCGTCGCCGCTCACCGACCTGCCCTCCCGAACCGGATGGACGAGCCCACGTCAGGCCTCCGGTCCGTCGTCGGTGAGCCGACCGAGAAACGCCTTCGTCCGGTCGCGCTCGGGGCGATCGAAGAGCCGTTTCGGCGGAGCGGTCTCGACGACCCGGCCCTCGTCGAGAAAGGTCACCTGCGAGGCGACCGAGCGGGCAAAGCCCATCTCGTGGGTCGCGACGAGCATCGTCATGCCCTCGTCGGCGAGCCGGCGCATGACTTCGAGTACCTCCCCGACGAGTTCGGGGTCGAGCGCGCTGGTGGGCTCGTCGAACAGCATGAGCTCGGGCTCCATCGCCAGCGCGCGGGCGATCCCCACGCGCTGTTGTTGGCCACCGGAGAGCTCGGCGGGATAGGAGTCGGCCTGTCGTGCGATGCCGACCTGTTCGAGTTGCTCGTCGGCGACCCGGCGGGCGTCCTCCTTGCTCATCCCGCGGACCCGTCGCAGCCCCAACTCGATGTTGCCCCGGGCGGTCAGGTGCGAGAAGAGGTTGAAGTCCTGAAACACCATGCCGACCTTCCGGCGCAGTTCGTCCACGTCGGTGTCGGGGCCGGAAACGAGGTCGCCGTCGAGGTAGATCTCCCCGCCGTCGATCTCGGTGAGGCGGTTGACGCAGCGAAGCAGCGTCGACTTACCGCTCCCGCTGGGGCCGATCAGCACGCCGACGTCGCCCCGGTCCATCGTCAGGCTCACGCCGTCGAGGGCCGTCTCCTCGCCGTAGCGTTTGACCACGTCCTCGATTTCGAGGAGAGAGCGACTCACGCGGTCTCACCCCCGGGAATCGCGTACGCGTCGGCCAGCCGATCGAGCGCGCGGTTCGTCGAGAACGTGAGCACGAAGTAGATCGCGCTCGCGAAGAGGACGATCTCCAGGACGGCGGTCGTCTGCTGGACGAACAGGTCGTAGGAGCGACTCAGCAGTTCTGCGAGTCCGATCGCGAAGGCGATGCTCGTGTCCTTCAGGACGATCGTGAACTCGTTTTGAAAGCCCGGCACGCTCCGGCGCAGCGACTGGGGCACGACGACGTGCCTGATCGCTTTCAGTTGGCTCATGCCCACGGACCGGGCGGCCTCGATCTGGCCCGAATCGACGCTCTGGATCGCACCCCGGAAGATCTGTGACTGGTAGGCCGCGCTCCGGAGCCCGAGCCCGAGGATCGCGGCGAGAAACGCGCTGTCGATCGAGACGACGAAGAACAGCACGATGAGGATGACGAGGATCGGCGTGCCCCGAAGCACGACGCCCGCGGTCGAGACGACGCCCGCGGAGTAGCGCCCGCCGTAGACCTCGATCGCGCCCGCCGGAAACCCCACCAGGAAGCCGAGCAGGACGCTCGCGACCGTCAGGACGATCGTGATCGCGGTCCCGCCGAGCAGGTAGCCCGCGTTCTCGAAGACGAACGCCCAGTCGCCGGCCTGGAGGGGCGTCGCCACGAATGAGAGCCGTTCCATCCGCGATCAGTTGCCGAACCACTCGTCGACGAGTTCGTCGTACCGACCGCTGTCCCGAACGGTCGCGAGCCCGTCGTTGAGCGCGGTCTGGAGCTCCTCTTCGCCCTGACGCAGCCCGAAGCCGTACTGTTCGTTGGTCTCGTGAGTGAACGCGACCGTGACCGCCCGCTCGCTCGCGAACGTTTCCGCGACGGGGACGTCCAGCACGAGCGCGTCGACGTTGCCGTTTTCCAGGTCCTCGACCCCGAGGACGTAGTTGTCGTAGGTGTTGTAATCGCCCTGTGCGATAATCCCCGGCTCGATCAGCTCGCTTTCGACGACCGACTCGCCGGTGGTGCCGCTCTGTGCGCCGACGGTCGCGCCTTCGAGGTCCTCGAGGGACTGCCAGTCGACGCTCGCGTCCTCGCTGACCAGCACCGACTGGTTGGCGTCGTAGTAGGGATCCGAGAAGGCGATCGTCTCCTCGCGGCCGGGCTCGATCGTCATCGCCGCCGCGATCACGTCGATACGGTCGTTCTGGAGCGCGGGGATGAGCGAATCGAACTCGAACTCCTCCCACTCGTCGGCGAGCGTGTAGTCGGTCTCCTCGACGACGGCCGAAAGCAGGTCGACGTCGAACCCGACCAGATCGCCCCCCTCCTTCATCTCGAACGGCGGGAACCCCGGCGCGGTCCCGGCGACGATCTCCGAGTCGTCGCCGCCGCCGAGTCCGCCGAGACAGCCCGCAAGCGAGATCCCGGTAACCGCCCCACCGGTCGTCTTCAAATACGTCCGTCTGTCCATACACTGATGTACGAAGCGGACGTTTATAACTACCTTTCGATGACACCTAGCGCCTTCGATCGCTACTCGGGGATCGATTCGAAAAAGCCCGACAGGCGATCGTTGACGGGGCGAGAGCGCTCGATCCACACCCCGTGGCCCGCCCCCTCGTAAACCTCGCGGGTCGCCTTCGGGAGCCCCTCGGCGAGTAGGCGGGCGTTCTGGACGGGGACGATCCCGTCGTCCTCGCCGTGGAGGACGAGCGCCGGAACTGTCACCTCGTAGAGCCAGTCGCTCGCGTCGAAGGTCTCGAAGGCGGCGTTCTGTGCCTCCCAGCCCGCGCGCGCGGCGTCGCCCGCCGCGCGCCACTCGACGATTCCCTCGATCACGTCGGGGTGCTCGGAGACGAAGTCATCGGAAAGGAGCGCCGAGAGCGAGTCCCGCAGCGCCTCGGGGTCGGTAGGCGGCGCGAACAGCTCCTCCCGGGCCCCCTCGGGCAGGTCCGCTCGCGGCCCGCCGGGGCTCGTCCCGATCAGCGTGAGGCTCCGCGCGCGCCCGTACTCGCGGGCGTACTGGAGCGCGACCATCCCGCCCAGCCCGGCACCGACGAGGTGCACACGAGGGGAGCCGTGATCCGCGAGGACGGCCTCCAGATCGGCAGCGAAGTCCCCGACCAAGTAGGGACCCGGCGGTGCGTCCGAACGGCCGGTCCCCCGCATATCGTAGACGAGGGCCTCGTAGGGACCGGCGAGTGCGGCGTGCTGCCAGCCCCACTGCCACGCGCCGAGTCCGATATCGCCGAGAAATGCCACCGTTTCACCCTCGCAGTCGACTTCGTAGTACAGCGAAACCCCCTCGCGGTGTGCGCTCGCCATCACCGACGGTATCGTCCGGCGCAGGGTAAGGTGCTCGGTCATTGATTCACGAACGATGATCTAAATTTACAATTATTGTAGATAAATCGAGGGATTCGTAACGATATGGTTCCGAGACACGGAAACGATCGAAAATGAGTGTACGAGACGGGGCGGGCCTCGTCGGAGATCGCAACCGATTCGTCGTGATCACCGCCGCGCTGGCCGCGCTGAACGGGCTGTTGTTCGGGTTCGACACCGGCGTCATCTCGGGGGCGCTGTTGTACATCGGTGAGACGTTCCCCGCCTTAGAGGAGTCGGCGTTCCTCGAGGGGGTGGTCGTCAGCGGCGCGCTGGTCGGGGCGGCCATCGGCGCGGCGATCGGCGGCCGACTCGCCGATCGAATCGGTCGGCGGCGGCTGATCATCCTCGGGGCGTGTATATTCTTCGTCGGGTCGCTGGGAATGGCCACGGCCCAGAGCGTCGCGTGGCTCATCGCCGCGCGGGTGTTCAACGGGATCGCGATCGGCTTCGCCTCGATCGTCGGGCCGCTCTATATCTCGGAGATCTCCCCGCCCGAGATCCGCGGCTCGCTCGTCTCGTTCAACCAACTGGCGATCACCAGCGGCATCCTCGTCTCGTACGTGGTGAATTACGCGCTGGCGAGCCAGGGGGCGTGGCGGCTCATGCTCGGGGCGGGGATGATCCCCGCCCTCGTGTTGCTCGCCGGGATGTACTTCATGCCCGAGAGCCCCCGCTGGCTCGTCGAGCAGGGTCGGGAGGAGGAGGCCCGTTCGACGCTCTCGCGGATCAGGAGCGGGGCGGGTCTCGACGAGGAGATCGCCGAGATGAAACGGATGGCGGCCGTCGAGGACGGCGATCTGGGCGAGTTGGTGAAACCGTGGATCCGCCCCGCGATGGTCGTCGGGATCGGCCTCGCGGTCTTTCAGCAGATCACCGGAATTAATACAGTCATCTACTACGCGCCGACCATCCTCGACTCGACCGGGTTCGGGAGCGTCGCCTCGATACTCGCCACCGTCGGCGTCGGCGTCATCAACGTCGCCATGACGGTCGTCGCCATCCTGCTTCTCGACCGGGTGGGCCGTCGGCCGCTGCTGATCGGCGGCATGGTCGGCATGTTCGTCATGCTGATCGTGCTCGGCGGGGCCTTCTACCTGCCCGGGCTGGGCGGCGCGCTCGGGTACGTCGCGACCGGCAGCCTGATGCTCTACGTCGCCTTCTTCGCCATCGGCCTCGGGCCGGTGTTCTGGCTGCTCATCTCGGAGATCTACCCGCTCAACGTCCGCGGGACCGCGATGGGCGTCGCCACGGTCGTCAACTGGCTCGCGAACCTCGCGGTCGCCCAGCTGTTCCCACAGCTGTTCGAGCTGATCGGGCCCGCATTCACGTTCTGGCTGTTCGGCCTGCTGACCGCTGGGGCCGTCGTGTTCTCTCACTACGTCGTCCCCGAGACGAACGGCCGGACCTTAGAGGAGATCGAGGCCGACCTCCGCGAGACGGCGCTGGGAAGCGAGCAGCTATCGATGGCCGAGCGGGCCCGGGAGTCCGAAGCCGACGACTGAGGCGAGAACTAGAAACCGATTCCGATCAGTCGGGCCGCGTTCCCTCCGCTCGTTTCCGCTCAGCCTCGCGTTTCGCCTCCTCGATGAACTCCTCCTTGAACCCCTCGGTGAGGTCGTCTCGGCCCACTCCTCTAAGTCGTCGTTGTCGGTCAACAGCATCCAGAGGCCGACGATCAGGAAGGCGGTGAGGATGCCGGGTGTGGCCATCCAGACGGTGTCTCTAACGAACGCCGGAGAAAGTAGGAAAGACCCATATGTATGTAGATTCTCAGGATTCCCCCCGAAAAACACGGATATTACAAATGGTATACCATATACGATTGAGATAGCCGGATAGAATATGAAACTCAATAACGGTCCACCTCGAGCGAAGATGAACGCGATCGAGAAGTACGCGAAGCAAGCGACTCCGGCGATCGTTGCGGATTGTCGACGAAGAGCGGTCGCTTCGGGTGCTTCGGAAACCGCCACCTCGACACCGCCCATCAAGAGGTCGAGACTCGCGAAATAGACGCCAGCGCAGACGACCACTCCACCGATAGCGGTGAGCCCATGTTCGAATGGTGACTGATCTGCGAACCCGTGGAACGTCGGTGGTATAGTCATTTCAACCGATCACTACGGCAGTGCTTCGATCGCATTTCTTATCTCTTTCTTGATGTTTTCGAGGATATATAGAAGTTCCTGCCGCTTCACGCTCGGTTCGCAGGTCGTGAGTGTATGTTCTATCGCGTCAGCTAGGTTTCGTGCCGCGTCCAATCGGTTGTTCACCGAATGTATCGGTTGACGTTCGTCCTCAAGATCGTCCGAGATCGACTCCAGCCGATGTTGGAGAGTTCGAACCTGATTTCTCAACCCGTTACGTCGTTTCCGACCTTCCATCGAATCGAGCATAATTTCGAAGGATCCTACGAGCCGAGTCGTTTGATCGATGAGATTTCCTTTCGTGAGGACGCGAACAGTGAATCGAAACCGGTCATTCGTCTCCCCGGTTGCCGTAACGAATACGGTGAAATCGCCGCCAGTAGACGGCGATAGCTCGACACGAATTGTGGCGGTCTCGTTTTTGCCGAGACTCTCGAGGACCGAGGGAGTCACCTTTGTCGGTATATCGCTTTCAGTATCGATGACGATCGAATCGGGATGGGAACGACCGATGGTAGAGAGAGTTAACTCCATGCTGCCGACCGCACCTTTCGGAATTTCGATGTCCGGATCACCCCAGACGACCAATAACGGCGGTATTGGAGCGTCTGAAACGTCCGTTTCTAGCGCCGCTATCTTCTCCTTCGACTCTCGATATGCTTCGCTAACGGTATCGACGGATTTGATAAGCGTCGATGACGAATCCTCGCCCTGGACGTACGCGAGTGTCGACCGTTCGAGTTCGATACGCCGCTGTTCGAGTTCGGAGATCGTCTCGCGGTACTCACTCTTTGCATCGTCTCCATCCGAGTCATCTCTCAGTTGATCGAGAAGAACAGCAATCGTGTCGAATCGTCGATGTTCGAAGCGCTGCTGTTCAAGCACCGCGTCGAGACGTTCGGTCGATGCCATAACAGCGATTCGATCGTCGCGTTCGGCCGCTGCTCGTAGCGTGTCGAGTTCATCGGGAATCATCGGCTCACCACCTGTTCGACGGGATCGAGTGCAACGAGCTCGACGACGGCCTCGTCGTGTCGTTTCGCGGTCCAAACAAGAAAGGCAGTTCCGACGAAGGAGATCGAGACAGTCAACGCGAGGGAGATCGTCCCTAGCGCCGCAGCACAGGCCTTCAGTTTTGCTGCGATCACTGTCATGGCAGCACTGACCGCGAGACCAATACCCGTTGCTCCGACACAGATCCCAATTGTGAAAAGACCAAGAGATCCAATAGCAGTCAACAAACTGATTGATCCAGTACGATTTGCTTCATCCTTGGCTCTCCTCATCCCCTTCACGAACGCCAGCTCCGCGTGCCGGATCTCCTCACAGACCTGCTCCGAGGCCGTACCCCGCTCCTCGCTTCATTTCCCACGTAACGAACCGGCGTCGATCCCGTCGGAGACCGTCCCCATCGCGTCCTCGACGGCGACGTTCACCCCCGGGATCCCGACGTCGAGGTCGCCGACCGTCATCTCGGGGTCGAACTGGAACGTCCCGTAGAAGATCCGCTCGATCACGCCGGTGAACCTCTCACGGATCCGTCCCAGCGTCTCGAGCACCTTCTCGGGGAGGAGATCGACCGCGGCCTTGATCGAGGTGGAGAGCAGCTTCTCGCCGATCGCCTCGATGTCCGTTCGGTGCGTTTCGAGCAGGTCGGAGACCCGGCGTTCGATCCCGGCGAGCGCGCGATCCAGCTCCCGGCGTCGCGCGAGCGGGAGCACCGCCCGTCCGGTGATCGCGTCGAGGGTCCGACGCGCCATCGAGGCGATCGTCGAGAGGATCGACGCGATCCGTCGAGCCGCCCATCCCATTCCCCGGAGCGTTCGGCCGGTGATCCGCCCCATGGCCTCGCCTAGCCCGAGGTCGACCGTGGCCCTCGCGATTCGTCGAACGGGTTCGACCCCGCTTTCGGTCGCCGCCGCGGTGACCTCCTCGGCGGCGACCATCCGGTCCAGCGCCCGC
The sequence above is drawn from the Halalkalicoccus sp. NIPERK01 genome and encodes:
- a CDS encoding serine hydrolase encodes the protein MDAIERVEAAFETHVEAGLHHGAQLAVYHEGDLAIDLAGGTTGPEGEETTPDRKHVLFSCTKPYAAVALHRCVEDGLLDYDDRVTDHWPGFAEGGEKSEITVRQVLSHQAGLHETAFDAEFERWADWEAAVAAMEEAETTFSPGETAAYHSLSFGFLVGELVRRASGVPIDEFVDERVFAPLGMADTDLGIPEGEPDTTAALVGFEPGERARETGAGLDAFSNAEAAALFGEEWLHRAVVPAASATGTARDMARFYSCLANGGKLDGTTVLAEETVEEMTAEQVAVERDGTLGVPRRYGLGVVLGGGAWDKFGTISPRRVFGHGGLGSIVGWADPDERLAFAYVTNGIREEFEHAMRANALADAVRVAFA
- a CDS encoding amino acid ABC transporter permease encodes the protein MALLGGGVLFWGWLLVRWFNDWVLVRVGAGVPRGEPLPPLAWLESSGLLGGALEPIGFALSLLPTFASGIWLTVVLTVGGMVLGFLIAVPLSVARVYGRWSSRAALVYTELIRGTPLLAQLFVLYYGLGLSSWIRELPYIGYGAIPGQAVWVAIIGFTINSAAYQGEYIRAALQSVEGGQLTAARSVGLSKLGGIRYVVLPQGLRYAIPGWTNELVYLIKYSSLAAFITVPELFRRAQSIASSNFRYTAVFITVGAIYLCLVLSASRAMNHVERRVAIPGLGQVEDRQ
- a CDS encoding amino acid ABC transporter ATP-binding protein codes for the protein MSRSLLEIEDVVKRYGEETALDGVSLTMDRGDVGVLIGPSGSGKSTLLRCVNRLTEIDGGEIYLDGDLVSGPDTDVDELRRKVGMVFQDFNLFSHLTARGNIELGLRRVRGMSKEDARRVADEQLEQVGIARQADSYPAELSGGQQQRVGIARALAMEPELMLFDEPTSALDPELVGEVLEVMRRLADEGMTMLVATHEMGFARSVASQVTFLDEGRVVETAPPKRLFDRPERDRTKAFLGRLTDDGPEA
- a CDS encoding amino acid ABC transporter permease — protein: MERLSFVATPLQAGDWAFVFENAGYLLGGTAITIVLTVASVLLGFLVGFPAGAIEVYGGRYSAGVVSTAGVVLRGTPILVILIVLFFVVSIDSAFLAAILGLGLRSAAYQSQIFRGAIQSVDSGQIEAARSVGMSQLKAIRHVVVPQSLRRSVPGFQNEFTIVLKDTSIAFAIGLAELLSRSYDLFVQQTTAVLEIVLFASAIYFVLTFSTNRALDRLADAYAIPGGETA
- a CDS encoding basic amino acid ABC transporter substrate-binding protein, with protein sequence MDRRTYLKTTGGAVTGISLAGCLGGLGGGDDSEIVAGTAPGFPPFEMKEGGDLVGFDVDLLSAVVEETDYTLADEWEEFEFDSLIPALQNDRIDVIAAAMTIEPGREETIAFSDPYYDANQSVLVSEDASVDWQSLEDLEGATVGAQSGTTGESVVESELIEPGIIAQGDYNTYDNYVLGVEDLENGNVDALVLDVPVAETFASERAVTVAFTHETNEQYGFGLRQGEEELQTALNDGLATVRDSGRYDELVDEWFGN
- a CDS encoding alpha/beta fold hydrolase, translated to MASAHREGVSLYYEVDCEGETVAFLGDIGLGAWQWGWQHAALAGPYEALVYDMRGTGRSDAPPGPYLVGDFAADLEAVLADHGSPRVHLVGAGLGGMVALQYAREYGRARSLTLIGTSPGGPRADLPEGAREELFAPPTDPEALRDSLSALLSDDFVSEHPDVIEGIVEWRAAGDAARAGWEAQNAAFETFDASDWLYEVTVPALVLHGEDDGIVPVQNARLLAEGLPKATREVYEGAGHGVWIERSRPVNDRLSGFFESIPE
- a CDS encoding sugar porter family MFS transporter; protein product: MSVRDGAGLVGDRNRFVVITAALAALNGLLFGFDTGVISGALLYIGETFPALEESAFLEGVVVSGALVGAAIGAAIGGRLADRIGRRRLIILGACIFFVGSLGMATAQSVAWLIAARVFNGIAIGFASIVGPLYISEISPPEIRGSLVSFNQLAITSGILVSYVVNYALASQGAWRLMLGAGMIPALVLLAGMYFMPESPRWLVEQGREEEARSTLSRIRSGAGLDEEIAEMKRMAAVEDGDLGELVKPWIRPAMVVGIGLAVFQQITGINTVIYYAPTILDSTGFGSVASILATVGVGVINVAMTVVAILLLDRVGRRPLLIGGMVGMFVMLIVLGGAFYLPGLGGALGYVATGSLMLYVAFFAIGLGPVFWLLISEIYPLNVRGTAMGVATVVNWLANLAVAQLFPQLFELIGPAFTFWLFGLLTAGAVVFSHYVVPETNGRTLEEIEADLRETALGSEQLSMAERARESEADD